The following proteins come from a genomic window of Montipora foliosa isolate CH-2021 chromosome 2, ASM3666993v2, whole genome shotgun sequence:
- the LOC137993352 gene encoding carbohydrate sulfotransferase 10-like isoform X2, giving the protein MRLLGVKITNLIFLIVVCVLVVAIFSEFSSKFSPALMPTLQTMEPENVQLLEERQRERQNHLRKYCNSHKFTNASRDIAQNRLRYFMVNDKYKIVYCFIPKVACTQWNKVFLALDNRPDVTDRNVIHDAKNFKFLSRDYSAEEVDLRLRTYFKFVFVRDPLERLLSAYEDKIVRDRAWYFHDSYSKKILDYFNRFVDPSSDDKLTFKKFIYYISTIGFNEDRHWATYQNLCFPCDIQYDFIGHFNDMQEEATYILRQTGMDKAVTFPPFITRSNTTTKMLKNFATIPKAKIFELAKLFEKDYEMFNFHFPGVLSDLLRDFPK; this is encoded by the exons AGTTCTCTTCAAAATTCAGCCCAGCACTAATGCCAACCCTTCAAACG ATGGAACCGGAAAATGTCCAACTTTTGGAAGAGAGACAAAGAGAGCGACAAAATCACCTAAGGAAATATTGCAATTCGCACAAATTCACCAATGCTTCGCGAGATATTGCCCAGAATAGATTGAGATATTTTATGGTCAACGACAAATATAAAATAGTGTATTGCTTTATTCCTAAGGTGGCTTGTACTCAGTGGAATAAGGTGTTTTTGGCTCTCGACAACCGCCCGGATGTCACCGATAGAAATGTTATTCACGATGCTAAGAACTTTAAGTTTCTTAGTCGGGATTATTCTGCCGAGGAAGTTGATTTAAGGCTTCGAACCTACTTTAAATTCGTATTTGTTCGTGATCCCCTGGAGAGGCTGTTGTCGGCCTATGAAGACAAGATAGTACGTGATCGGGCATGGTATTTTCATGATTCGTATTCAAAGAAAATACTAGACTACTTCAATCGCTTCGTAGATCCGAGTTCAGACGACAAGTTAACATTTAAAAAGTTTATATACTACATAAGTACCATTGGATTCAATGAGGACCGTCACTGGGCAACCTACCAGAACCTTTGTTTTCCTTGCGACATACAATACGACTTCATTGGCCACTTCAATGATATGCAAGAAGAGGCTACCTACATTCTTCGACAAACTGGAATGGATAAAGCAGTGACTTTTCCACCTTTTATCACCCGTAGTAATACAACGactaaaatgctaaaaaatttCGCAACGATTCCCAAAGCTAAGATTTTTGAGCTTGCCAAGCTCTTTGAGAAGGATTATGAAATGTTCAATTTCCACTTCCCAGGAGTTTTATCTGATCTCCTGCgagatttcccaaaatga